The window GGACTTTGGATATCTTTAGTGTTTAACTCTGTAAGCTATCAAATTTTGCCACTTTCTACTCTACTCTATGTGGCAATGTTATACATGCCAAGTTAAAATAATGATTAATAGTAATGATACAAAGCCAcctaaagagaaagaaatcagagTCATAAACATGCTACAGCCtgtgatacatatataaaagagatGCATTTTCTTGCCAGTTGAAACTCAGTTTGAGATTGAGAGAGGTCagttcaagttaaaaaaaaaaaacaacaaaaccaacaaCCATGCAACGTTAACACTGAACTCTAGGTTAGTGGCCAAAAAGAGAACTCTCATAAGTTAATGTGTCAGTACCAACAATTTTTAGAATTTGTCTAACAAAGACCTGCACGAGTGGTACGTTTTagtgaggaaaatatttttttcattttagagaagGGCAATGACAATAACAACAATTAAAGAACATTCGAGAAAAGCAAGTTTCATCTCTTCAGACCAAAAGCAACACAAAATTGAGAATTACAACCTGATCGTCAAGGTATAGTTCTTGTTAGATGCTGTATAACAGCAACTCAAGCCCAATCAGTAcatcaactgaaaaaaatactCAACTATATCTATAGACAGTtgataaaacaggaaaaataagaaacaagctACTGGTAGCACTATAAAGAATAACATATGAAGtgcaatataaatattttaaagcacaaATTACTATAAAATCAAAAGTGATGACTTAATATCTCAAGTTATTAGGGGCCCACTTCTGTATAATTAAAAGCTGCTGTTGCAAGCCTCTATTATAAATGCAatcaaaaaatctatatataAGATTTCTTCTACCAAGTGGCTTTTCTAAGGTTACTTTAATCATGAAAAACACAAGCTTCTATAATAATGTATTCCAACAATCAGTTATCCTTCTTTCCAATTGGCTGATCACACAAATTAGGGTATAGAAGAGCATGTTTGCTACTGGCTGATTGTTGCAACACAAAAATGCATACATGAAATAGTTAAACATAGCACACAGTATTACACCAAAGTGTTTTTATCATTTCAAGTTTATTAAAACTTTAGCAGTACAAATTATCCAGGCTGCAGATTATCAAAAGATCAACTCAATAAAGtccacattggaaaaaaaaaaaagacaaacaaccccaaaacaatgaaaagagaaaaacaacaaaaagaagatcATCAGCAAGTCTCTAAAACTTAAAATCTGAGACAGAATGGAAATAAGAAGTTTATATAACTCACTCATCCACTTTTGTCTTCATCTGTTCCAGGGCTTGATTCATgatcaaattttttatttttatcatgtgtGTGGTCATTTTCTTGACCCTttgatttttggttttctttttccactgAGGATCTGGTCTTCTCATCCTCCTTATTTTTCAAAGTGGAGAACTTTAATTCATTGTCCTGACTACTTTGTTTCACTTTTGAGAATGGACTTGGATCTCTATCTGCCTTTTTTTCCCTATTACTATTTGAACTACTATGATCACGATTTTTAGAGTACATTCTCTTCTCACCCTCAGAATTCTCTTTTCTGTGTGAACTTCTACTTTCTTGGTTTCTgtatttttccttgtttctgctttgactttcttctctctccGAGCTCCGTgaatctctcctcctcctcctcctatctTTACTTCTTGATCTTCCTGGCGTTGCTCTTCTCTCTCGGCTCCTTGACCTTCCTCTTCTCCTGTActcctgttctctgtatctatgatgcTCCTTGCTTCTGCTGCGGTCTCGGTCATGGCTTCTGGAGCGCACTCTTCTGCTCCTGTCCCTACTTCTGCTTCGCTCCTTTGTTCTACTGTTGTAACTGTGTTTGCTTTTAGTCATATCACGTTCTCTACTCCTAGATTGTGCACGTCTGTCTTTGTCCTTACTTTTATTATGATCATGCTCATTGTTTTTGGATTCTAACTGTTTAGACTTCTCTTTACTTCTACTCCTTTCCTGTTCTTTTCCTTTAGaatcaggtttttctttttctttaacattctCATGATCCCTTTCTTTACTCCTTGACTTCATCCTCTTTTCTTCATGTCTATTATGCTTTGTGTCTCTTTCCTTACTTTTGGATTTCTCTTTGCTCTTACTCCTACTTTTTGATTTGGCCCTTTTCTTTACCTTGTTCTTATATTTATCatctttttctgaatttcttctgatttctctttctttgctgtTAGATTTATGGTCtttaactttcttttccttttcacttttcctgtTTGGACTCTCAGACACATGCCTATgatcagttatttttttctcttttactctaaCTGGgcttctttgattttcttttatttcatttaactcactcctaaaaaatgaagaaaaaagtttttggGAGACTTTATTAGCTGAAATGATATTCTATTTTCCTTAAGATTttcagaaacaactgaaatgactctaaataaaataatttaaaatagtttaaaaaatacttattaccACATTTGTAATAAGAGTTAAATCTTACTTATCCCCTTTAATCCATCTTTCACCACTTGATACTCTCATTCTTTGAGctctctgcatctcctgcctccAATGTGGAGGAGTCTCACTACGTCTGAAACGATCCCTTGATCTGGATCTAGAAGGAGTTCGATAacgctttaaaaaaatagaggggaaaaaaattaacatattaaAACATGAAAGTATTACAACAGTTGCTAAAGTGTATGTACTTTTAGATTTCAAAAAATGTCTGATATTTCCATGCCCTCTAAAATAACTAAACTCTCCCAATTTTCAGGTAGGAAATCAATGAGGCATGACATGGTTTGATATCTGTTTCCACTGCTAATGAAATGTGTGCTTATCTATTcttgttttaaataattcttgGGTTTAAGTTCTAAAAGAGTAAATATTGACAGCTATAACCCACATCAACAAAAGCTCTTTTAAATCTTCCATCATTTTTAAGAGTGTAAAGAGGTCCTAAGACAAAAGAGTTTAAGAACTGCCATGAGACCAGTTAGGAAGCCATTTATAGTTCAGAGAATGTGTAATGGTGAATTGAACGAAGACGGTAGGAGTGGAACTTGAGAGAAGTAGATGGATTTCAACATATCTAAGAGGTTGAACTAACAGGATTTGGCAACAGATAAGTTAAAATGgtagaaaagaaagatgagaaataaaatgattCTTGGGCTTCAGGTTTAAGTAACTGCACAAGTGGAGGTGTTGATCACTGAGACCAGGAACCTAAAGGAGGGTCAGGCCTGAAGAAGAAGAGTGCTTATGCTCAACACTGTAAATGCTGAGTTTGAAGTGTCCTCCAGGCATCTAAACGGTCATCAAATAAGGCTCTGGTACCAGAAAAGCAGATGAAAAACTGAGTTTTCAGTGCATAGGTACCCAGTGAAATTATGAGAGTGATGAGATTGCCCAAGAAGCAAATACAGAGTGAGAAGAGTTAGCGCTCTAAGGTACTACAATATTTAAAGATCAGGCAGAGGAGTATGAACTGGCATTGGAAATTTAAGATAGACTAGCCACAGACAGGAAGAAAAGACAATGGAAGTAAAGGAGAAAGAGTATTACAAGGAGGGAGATTAACAAAGACAAAGACTGGAGGATCCACTGGATTTTGTGACATGGAACTGACCATAAAGCAAGTGCTGTTTTCAGGAGAACGGCAGAAGACAACCTGAAATGACTAAGGAacaagtaggaagtgaagaaatacTATACTAAGTATAGCCTCGTTTGTTAAAAGGTTGCAAACACAAGAAGATATTTAAATTCTGAAGAGGAGAATCTAGTTAAGAAAAAGCGTATGAAATGTTAAGAATAGGATTTTTAATAACAGTAGACACACAGTGGTCAGGAAGTAACAAAGAGGCACAAGAAAAACCTCAATCTCATTTTATACCATGTACATGTAAAATCCATTAACATCTCTTAGACTTTCAGCATGGAAGAACCAACACAAAGAAGTACTATAAAAAGGGAACATTACAATTCAATATCCACATCTACTCTAAATTTTAACtacttatgtgaaaaaaaaaattaaacactccAAGATTTAAGATAAATGCAATATTATCAGGATTTCTGGGAAAATAATCACCTACCCTTGGTCCTCTTCCTTTAATTTTCCTGCCAGACCTAGTAACTAGAAGTCGTCTCTGGTATGAAGGAGGCTGGGAGTTAGGTAGATTACTAGAAGGaagcaaaaggaaaattaaaacacattatataataaaaataaatctggagAACATAGCTCTATTAATCTAAACTAATAAACTTAAAATAGTGGTTCTCAACGAGAAATATTATCAGTTTTAGTAGGTATTTGAAAAAGTAGGGGAGCATTTTAACAACTGTCAATGATGAGAGGGTGCTACTGGTACTGAGTGACCACAAGTCAGGAATGCGGGAATCCTGTAATGCATGAGGACGAACAACTATTCTGTTCCCAAATGCCAACTGTGTTCTGCTGAGACATACTGTTACATAATCTTTTTGAAGATCAAGTCAACTTGATAGTGCTAAGGAACATGAAAAAACGTGGAGTAGGCTGTATGCTGTTAAGAGAACAATTTTAAAGCTCTCTGATTCTAAAGTACCTCATTATCCTACCAGCAGTTATTCACTGGTGATAAAACTATGGATAAGTGCAACTGATGTGAATTAAACAGAGAACACTTGGTctgaattagaaaaatatttaatatcatgCTTTATATAAAAAAGGGAAActacttattttcaaataataatatGAATATTAGCACTAACAACATTCATGTATGCTATatttgaaaatgcattttaaagtagttcaaatattttctccttaatatttatttccttataaaCATCCTTTCCTAACAGTTGAGTAAACTCAATTCAATCCATCAAAATTAACACAATTCAAGTAaccaagatttatttttatatttttattgtattgtgAAAATACAGGGGGAATGAGCAGGTTTTTATCACTTTTATGTTATTTCTGATCATAAATAAGAGAAAGATAtccatctttttttcctatttttggaCATAATTATTAGAATGATACATAAAGAACCAACAGAACTACTAATTCTAATAATGTGAATTATGTAGAAAAATTTTCAAAGTACTTGAATATACTATCAATTTTCaataccacaatattgtaaatcaggcAAGGAAAACAGCATTTTCTCCCACCAGACAAACTGAAACTTAAAGCTTCTTATTTGCTTAAAAATTTAAGGTATATAAATAACAGAGTAAAACATTTGTTTTACATGGAATTTGTCTGGAAATGCCACTTAACATACCTTTTTGCTATTTGTagtgctttttttaaaagttacttttatttaaaaatctgtctAAATTaagtcaattttatcttttcagctGTGTGACTGGCAAAAAGGAGCTTTGCTAACactatccaattaaaaaatttcaatCTTAGGACAAGGTCACCAATTAAATCttatctaaaattttttaaaactgttgctttttttttttttttaaagaaagggtcTGTGGTAGAGACTGAAGGGCTCtttgtaaaataaacatattaacataccattctctctctctctctctctccctgttcttcctttccttttcatcagCTTTAGGAGGACTTTTTCTCATTAGGAATCTGTTTTCAGGTATTGGAGGGATTTCTTCTGGACGGACAGTAGACTGGGGTTGTGCTTCAAGATTTTCCGCCTCACTTTCACTAGATGCACTTAAAAGAAATACACAAACAAGTTCCATTTGGTTATTATGTACCCACCTCAATTTCCCAATTGTTGGTCTTTCTTTCGTTTGTAAATATTCCATCTATCTATCATCTGGTCCCCCACTGCTGACCAAAGATGCAGTTACATGGGGAAAATACTCATTCCTCTGACAAACCAACCTAAAACCCAAACCAAATGTATCTATTATCACATTCTCAAAAAAtactttcctttaaaatggaaCCCAAATATTCCATATGCACTGCActgataaatttaaaatactttaaaacacaggtaaagaaactgctttaGAGGCAACGGGTTTATGAAGATGAGCTTTAGTacaaagacagattttttttagacacaacagaaaagaaagtaaatatgTTGACATAATCTGCTTTATGCTatcacaggaggaaaaaaaaggaaaatactcaTTGGTTTCCTACAGTTCTTACTAATTTTAAATTCCCTCCATAAAATACAAATGTATCTAATCAAAAAAGTCATTGAGTTCCCACAAAATGAACTGAATGATTTTGCTGAAAATTGAAATGTACCCAAATTTAATCTATAGACTATAGAATATCAGAATGGTCTTATATGTCATCCTACGAAGTATTTCTATTTTCATGTACCATATAATTGATTCAATATCCCAATAGGTTTATATATAAACAGAAGGTAATTAGAATACAAAGACAGTACTGTAAAAGTAAATTAAGaccttttcttgcttttctttcgcttcttcttctctttcttgtgTTTACGAGAATTTTTCctatgtttcttctttcttttttttgatttCTCTTCAGAAGCACTTTCAGAATCAGAAGAATCAGAAGAGGACTGAGAATCGCTTGAGCTATCTGAGTCACTGgatgatgaggaggaggaagaagatgacttatgccttttcttttcttctttcttagctttaataaaaagcaaaatggttcgGTCAACACTTTTTAGACAAACTTTGTAAGagaaaatttagattttttttttggcagattcTCCAAGTCCAGTATTTAACACTTAGTTCATCCAGCTTTTTTGAACTGAGCAGAACAGGAAAGGAGTTAAGACTCAAGATTAGAATCCAGACCTTCagatccatgggattcccagatggctcagtgataaagaatccacctgtcaatgtaggagacgtcagagacatgggtttgatccctgggtcaggaagatcccctggagaaggaaatggcaacccactccagtattcttgccaggaaaatcccatggacagagcagcctggtgggctacagtccatggggtcacacagagtcgggcatcacatgcgcacacgcacacacccacCAGATTCATGGGTCTGAGTTATATTTATAAAGAATTCTGGAAAAGTTAACAGGTAAAAACACTAAACTAAGTCAATTTCAGAATTAGCTGAGTAACATTTTAAGCCCAGAAGTAACACTCAAGAATCTCAGATTCAAATATTTGTATAGTTTCCAACTTTTTCTCTTATTATCAATATTGGAAGCAGAAATGTAGGAGAGAAGAAGTAACAGAAAAAATACTTTGCATGAATGTGGAAAGGTAAGAAACATGATTCCATTGGAATGGGCTTATTCAATGCCTGAGCATCCCTCTAATGattagagcctgtgctcaccaacaagagaagcccccacatgCTGTATTATACACAGAAAgcccaatgaagacccagggaagcccccaaaaagttaaatttcaaattgaaattttattttgggttaaacaaagttttaatttttaaaagaggtcACCAAACTCAAATGATTTAAGGActaggaaactaacacaaatAAGTGAAGTTAATCAGGAATTGGGGAAAGACATGATAGACTGGATTGAGCCTGGCCCACCTAAAAGTATTCTAATTCAAACCATGGTGGACTTAAAGAAGTGAATTCAACTATCCAATTAAAacaggggcgggggggggggggggcggtttctctgatgatccagtggttgagaatacttctgccaaagcaggggacatgggtttgatccctactctgggaagatcctacatgtgacgtggcaactaagcccatgggccaaaACTTCTGAGCCAGCACTTCAGGGACCATGAGTCGCAACTACTGAGcatgcgtgctgcaactaaggatcTCCAAGCGCCGCGAGCTTGtactccccaacaagagaagccaccacgacgataatcctgcacaccacaacagagtagccccactcacaaCGAGAGAAAGTCCTTGCGCAGCAATGAACACtcacacagccaaaacaaaacaaaacagcatctGATCAATTTTCTAGGTCTAACTACAAAGTTATATGAAATAGAAGCACAGAAGGAACACATTACATAATACAATGATGCAAGTAGTAAAATTCAGTGTGTGCAACAGTAGGAAAGAAACCCTACAGGTAAAATGACCTAGCTTGTTCAACAAATAAATctcaagaaaacataaaaagaaatggtGGGAGAATCtatgaaaaacaaaccaaaaaattacaagaccAATCCAAATGCTTGAACCTGATTCGGATTCAAACTGAAACATCAAAAAAGGTAACATTTATAAACTTAGAAATGTGAACACTGTAAAGATTTTTTACATTtaggaatatatgtgtatatgcctGCATATGCTTACTTTTTTTAGAAGAGTCACCTTTTAGAGATAAATAGTGAAAAACTTATCAATAAAAACATTATGCTTAGAATTTGCTCCAAACAGGAAATGGAAAAGTGGCCAAGGATAGGAAACATGAAATTGGTCATAAATTAATTGGTAAAGCTGGGTAATGAACATGGTGATTTGTTATACTATTTCAACCACTCTAGTAAACGTTAAtattttccataatttaaaaaatcaaagaggacaaaAAATCTATCTTTGGGACTGACTATTGGCTGTCTGTTTACTGACCTTAACTGAAAGGGTTCACAGTTGCTTTGCAACCTTTCTGTGTTCCCCTCTCAGGAACACCTGTGGATTTGGCACTGGACCAAATGATTCttgaaactttcttttttaaatgaatttagtggcttaaaacaacaactaTTTATGATTTCTCACAAATCTAAAGGTCAGCTGAGTGGCTTTGCTGAACAGGGCTGAGACCTACTGATTTAtcgttgttgtcattgtttttgccattttgtgtggcatgtgggatcttagttccctgaccaggatcaaacccaccctccctgcattgggagcatggagtcttaaccactggaccaccagggaagttctagggCTCTGGGGATCTTGCTGGGGATTCTTGAAACTCTTAACTCAGAATTTATAGGAGTGCACTGATTTGTAGAGATAAACGAGAATCTAGCTAAGTTACTGTACACTTGACCAACGGTTTGTGATTCACCATCAAGATTTAGTAATGATGAGATGCTGCTGCACTGGAAAATGGCAACTAGGTATAAATGCTAAAGGGATACCAGAGGTAAAAGCTTCATTAAACTAAGGTAGTCTTTTCTCACCCCATCATGCTTCTCAGGACCATGAACCTATTAATATTAAGCATGAGATGCCCGGGACATATGCAAGCTCTACCTAGAACCAGAGATCTCCACTATGACACTGCTGTTCAAGCTGTGCTGTTTCTTGTCCTGTATCCTTTCATAATGATAAATAAGCTTAATGCTGAGTGAAGCCTGTCTTGTCTCATGAATCCAACTGTTACTCTCATCCCAAGACCACTGTTGCTGGTGAGGCAGAGTGGGTATGTGTACTGAAAAACCTGCTTGTATACACTAAAAACCTGAGGTATGGGATTAGGAGGGagaataaaagttaaagaaacCCAAGGAAGGAAATGAATTCATAATGAATATGAGAAActctaaataaaaatatctcGGACTATATAATATGCAggcaaaatacaaatatttcacATAAGcagagaaggggcttccctggtgctcagtggtaaggaacctgcctgccaatgcaggagacatgggtttaatttctgggtcagaaggatccctaggagaaggaaatggcaacccactacagcattcttgcctgggaaatctcaatggacagagaagcctggcaggctaaagtccatggggtcgcaaagagctgaacacaacttagtgactaaacaacaagcacaGAATACAGCTGTTAAAATTACTTGACAAAACACAGTCATGCTTTATCCCATGATTAACAAAGCTTTATTCACCAGCTccaattcatatttattttacattgtgATTCTTTCCAGAGAAATACACTGCATGCAGTTGGTTTCTTAAAAAGCAAGCCCAGTCTCCCTATTAAATGATTGAGAatgcaagtgttagttgctcactcgcATCCGCCTCTCTGCGACCCCgcggactacagcatgccagtctcctctgcccatagagttctccaggcaagaatattggagtgggtcgccatccccttctctaggggatcttcccgacccagggatcaaaccctgatctcctgcattgcaggcagattctttactgtctgagccaccaggaaaaccctctaaatgtattaaatacatttaagaaaCCATTATTTAGAGTTCACATCACTTTTCACATAAGCATTTGAGAGAAGCAAAATATCACAACAGTACAGAAGATCAGAAGGAGATTCATAACTATTTTTAGGGCAATATAATCTGCCTGAGATATGGACAGAGATGAGGAAAGGCTTTTCAATGACTACTGTTTTATGCTTTCTAAATTTTGAACAAAatgtattaacttttaaaattgaagaaaatttaaaactctcAAGTCTGATAACAGCTGTCACCACATTctccaaaaaaccccaaaacctaCTGTCTAACCacttaaataaaatctatttcaaaGCATCATTTATAAGCATATAACTatccttaaaataaaatgaaatagtacTGAAAGCAAAACACAATGCAAGTTAAGAATCATTAACTGGATAAATGGATTTAATGGATAAAAAGGAATTACAAAGAGCAACACTTTTAAACTTTTGGTAGGGTGTGGTATATAATATTACCAGATACTGACTTTACTAGTATGATgttaaggtgaaaagacaagttTCCAGAACATCTTACTTATAAAAATGTAAGGTAAGAAAATGCTGCTTTACTAGTTTTTTGAGAGCTATAAATTTTATACCAATTAATTTCACATGAAACCTTTATATTGAAGAAAATTTCCaggccatcatcaaaataagGTTTGAAGTAAAGAATGGATTATACCTAAAATAACcctcttttcatttcaaaattacTGGGTCTCCCCTCTAAACAGTTTCCTAGTTTAATATCCCACTATTTTCCATGAAAAGTGCCATTACCATGGCTCTTAATTCCAGAATAAGGATACTGAAATGGGATCCTGTCATCATACAAATGAGTCTCTCATCTTTTCCACTGTGGAAAGGTTTACAAGAACAAGGTTTACCAGCTGCTTCCTCTACTGTGCTCTTCTTTTTGTATTGCCAGGTAATCTGTTTTCTATTACATATATGCAAGATTTCTGCTCATTTATCTGTTTACTGCCATTTGCCATAACTCAGCACTTGTGTTCTATGTACTCTGTAATATATCACTGGTCCCATCTCATGCTGCATGGTAAAGGTGTACAGATATCTCTTTAACAACTGCAGTGAACTCTGAAGAGACCAGCATGATCTGAGTTCATGGTAACTTCTAAAGAACCAGGAAGTGTTCTTATCAAAGCAGTGGTCTGTGTTCTATCATCCACTCTGCCTGCCCCTTGATAGCCTCTACACGGATGCAGTTTTGGTTAGTCTCCAGTGTTCCCCCTCTGCACCTGTTGGAAGGATGTTCCCCTTGACTCTGAACCTTCTCAGGCACATTCAAATAGCCAGAAAAAGTAGAATTTCCCATCTCACAACAGCAAAGGGACAAAGGCACAAGATGACTGCCCAGACTCACCAAGACCACATATAGGTGGGCCCAGACAGTCAGATTTCTTCAgaagtctttttgttttctttaaggaagttagaaaaagaaaagaaaaaaaattctatatttattttttaaaattggggtGTGTATCCCTCAAACAAGGTTTTGAATACGATGACAATGAACACCATTGTGCTACCCAAAGCTTTTTGACTATTTCCAATTTAAGACTGTAAGAAGGCCATCAAACATAAACTGGATGTAAGACATAGctacacctaaaaaaaaaagatcatacagATGCATGACAAAATTCATTCTGACCAATGTTCTGAATGATAATTAAAGGACTGTAGGGTAATAGGTGCCAAACTGTGTTCTTTTCCGCCTTCCATAGTGTGATCCAGAACAGAGCAGGCATGGACAGTATGCTTGAAACAAACCTGAACTTTTCAATAACTCCTGCGAAGACACTAACAAAAGGACAAATTTTCCTCAACTGATGAAACTGATAAGGGTAAGAAATGCTTCCTTAGCATGAGTCTGAGGAACACACACTAGAATACTACATCAACTTTCAGCACAACTTCCTGGCCACAGTGGCACGGGCAAAATTAGTATTTATCACTTCAGGtgaaaatatatgataaaaacaTAATAACATATAAACAGTGACATTCATTCACCTTCTcatccattcagcaaatattcaaaCACTGACCAGTTAATACCAAAAAGAATTTTTACACCACATGTATTAGAGAGTCTATGATAACTTTTATGGTTTAAGATGTAAGCTTTTTAATTACCTCAGTCTCTTTCTAAATATGTAACCACACAGCATTCTTAACTGTTATAAGCAGAGAATAGATCCTAACAGAAGAtccttaaaaattataaaacacaagaaaaaagccaaaaaacaacTGCTGAGTACAAAATAAAGTATGAAGACTTTTCTACATGATATAGGAAGAAATGTCTTAAACCAAAATATTCTAATTGTACCAACACTTTGAAGAATAAAATGGCAAGATTCAGGGTCTAAATTTTTCAAAGTTTAATATAGAttgctttttagtttttattaaaaataagtcttctccagggatttctctggcagtccagtggttaggacttgctactttcactgccatgggcctaggtttgatccctggttggggaactaagatctcacaaaccctgtctgtgtgtgtctgtggattCTCCTCCAGAAACATTGTGGGTCTTTTTAtattaaagcaaaatgaaatgtaCATATCACAGAGCACATCAGTATACTTAAAACTTGAGAACAGAATGTTCTACTTAGGGCAAttctgaaaagaatattaaagactTTAATGAGTTAGCAACACCTAACAAACAAAGCTTTAGATCTGGAGCCAGCAAACTTGGGTCCAGTTCCCTGATGTGGTAAAGAACAATTTCCTTGACTGTATCTGTAAAATTAGAGAAACAGTATTATATAGTTCTCGTGAAGATGAGAGAAGAAAGGTTATAGATGATTCTCACATCTGTTAAACATGAAACACTAAGTActgatattatttattatttcttagaCAACTAAGAATAGGTCAATTCAATATTTTATTGCTTTCCATACAGATTTGAAGGTAAACTCACCTCATTACTTTGAGATTGTCAGACTCAATAGGTgtaatgctgctaagttgcttcagttgtgtccgactctgtgcgaccccatagacgcagcccatcaggcttacccatccctgggattctccaggcaagaatactggagtgggttgctatttccttctccaatgtgtgaaagtgaaaagtgaaagtgaa of the Bubalus kerabau isolate K-KA32 ecotype Philippines breed swamp buffalo chromosome 3, PCC_UOA_SB_1v2, whole genome shotgun sequence genome contains:
- the PPIG gene encoding peptidyl-prolyl cis-trans isomerase G, producing the protein MGIKVQRPRCFFDIAINNQPAGRVVFELFSDVCPKTCENFRCLCTGEKGTGKSTQKPLHYKSCLFHRVVKDFMVQGGDFSEGNGRGGESIYGGFFEDESFAVKHNKEFLLSMANRGKDTNGSQFFITTKPTPHLDGHHVVFGQVISGQEVVREIENQKTDAASKPFAEVRILSCGELVPKSKAKKEEKKRHKSSSSSSSSSSDSDSSSDSQSSSDSSDSESASEEKSKKRKKKHRKNSRKHKKEKKKRKKSKKSASSESEAENLEAQPQSTVRPEEIPPIPENRFLMRKSPPKADEKERKNRERERERECNLPNSQPPSYQRRLLVTRSGRKIKGRGPRRYRTPSRSRSRDRFRRSETPPHWRQEMQRAQRMRVSSGERWIKGDKSELNEIKENQRSPVRVKEKKITDHRHVSESPNRKSEKEKKVKDHKSNSKEREIRRNSEKDDKYKNKVKKRAKSKSRSKSKEKSKSKERDTKHNRHEEKRMKSRSKERDHENVKEKEKPDSKGKEQERSRSKEKSKQLESKNNEHDHNKSKDKDRRAQSRSRERDMTKSKHSYNSRTKERSRSRDRSRRVRSRSHDRDRSRSKEHHRYREQEYRRRGRSRSRERRATPGRSRSKDRRRRRRDSRSSEREESQSRNKEKYRNQESRSSHRKENSEGEKRMYSKNRDHSSSNSNREKKADRDPSPFSKVKQSSQDNELKFSTLKNKEDEKTRSSVEKENQKSKGQENDHTHDKNKKFDHESSPGTDEDKSG